AGGCACCGTGTTCAAGATCGACCGCGGGCCCGCCGACGAGCGGATCGCGTACGTACGCATGACGTCCGGCACGCTGCGGCTGCGCGACCGGGTGCGGCTCGGCGACCAGGAGCCGAGGGTCACGGGGATCCGTGTGTTCGCCCGCGGTTCGCATCGGTGGAGCACGACGCTGACCGCCGGGCAGATCGGCACGGTCACCGGTCTCGACACGGTCCGCATCGGTGACCACGTCGGCACCGCGGACGCGGCCGGCACGGAGCACTTCTTCGGCCCGCCGAGCCTGGAGACGGTCATCAGTCCGCGCGACCCGGCGGAGCGCCGGGTGCTGCACGCCGCGCTCACCCGGCTCGCCGAGCAGGACCCGCTGATCGACGTGCGGCAGGACGACACCAGGCGGGAGATCTCCGTCCCGCTCTACGGCGAGGTGCTGAAGCAGGTCATCGAGGCGACGCTGGCCGACGACTTCGGCATCGCCGTCAACTTCCGCGAGACGACCACGCTGTGCATCGAACGCCCGGTCGGTACCAGCTCGGCCGTCGAGGCCATCGGCACGGACAGCAACCCGTTCCTCGCGACCGTCGGGCTACGGGTCGAGCCGGCCGCACTCGACACCGGTGTACGGTTCGAGCTCGCGGTTGAGCTCGGTTCGCTGCCGTACGCGTTCGTCCGGGCGGTCGAGGAGACGGTGCACGACACGCTCACCCAGGGCCTGCACGGCTGGCAGGTCACCGACTGCACGGTGACCATGACGCACTCCGGCTACTGGGCGCGGCAGAGCCACGCGCACGGCGTCTTCGACAAGAGCATGTCGAGCACGGCCGGCGACTTCCGCAACCTCACCCCGCTGGTCCTGATGAGTGCCCTCGCCCGCGCCGGCACCCACGTCTGCGAGCCGATACATGCCTTCCGGCTCGAGGTCCCTGCCGACACCCCCGCCGCGGCACTGCGCACCCTCGCGGCGATGCGTGCCGTCCCGCGCCGGCAGGAGATCCGCGGGTCGCTGTGCACGGTCGAGGGTGACATCCCCGCCGCACGGGTGAGCCAGCTGCAGCAGCAGCTGCCGTCCGCCAGCCGCGGCGAGGGTGTGCTCGAGTGCACCTTCGACCACTACGCGCCTGTCACCGACGAGGTGCCGTGCCGTCCGCGCACCGACCACAACCCGCTCGACCGCAAGGAGTACCTGCTGCGGGTCGCACGGCTGCAGCGCGCAACCCAGAAGTGAGCGCCGTCCCTCAGGGGTCGTCGAGGTGGTAGCGGATGGTCCCGTCGTCGTCGGTACGTACGCACCGCCCGCGCAGCTCCAGCACGTCGAGGTGGGCGGCGGTCTCGCAAACGGCGAGCATCCGGTTGCCGGCATCCAGGTCGTCGAAGCGGCGGTTCCGCCGGGTCCAGCCGAGCTCCTGCGCCACCTGGAACGCCGTACAGGGCTTGCCGTCCAGCAGTGCCACGCACGCGTCCAGCCGCTCCTCGTGGTGCGCGAGCAGCTCGCCGACCCTGGCGTGCACGCTGGACCGCACCGGGCCGTGCGCCGGCAACATCATCGAGTCCGGCAGGCCGCGCATGAGCGCCAGCGACTCGAGGTAGTCGCGCAGGGGCAGCGCACCGCCCTGGTTCTCGAAGCCGATCGACGGCGTGATGTGCGGCAGCACGTGGTCGCCGGTGAAGACCGTCTCGTGGCTCGGCACCACGTACGTCAGGTGCCCCTGGGTGTGGCCGGGCGTGTGCAGTGCCCGCAGCCCCAGGCCACCGACCCGGAACTCGCGGCCGCTGGTAACCCACTCGTCCGGTAGCTCCCACAGGGTGGGATCGGTGCTGGGGCCGGACGACGCGGAACGCAGCTCGGCGACGAGATCCTCGCCGCCGTGCCGGCTCAGCCGGGCGAGATGTCCCTCGCCGTTCAGGTGCAGCCCGTTATTGAGGTTCTCGAGCGAGGGCCGCTCCCCCTCGCCGAGCCGCAGCACGCACCCGCTCTCCCGGCGCAGCGCCACGCCCTGCGTGTAGTGGTCGCGGTGGACGTGCGTCACGAGGATGGACCGCACGTCGGCCACCGAGTACGACAGCTCGGCGAGTGCGTCGCCGAGCTGCGCGCGGGACACATCCAACGCCCAGCCGGCGTCGACAAGCGTCAGCCCGTCGTCACCTTCGAGTACGTAGACGTTGACGGCACGCAACCCGTCCTGCGGCAGCGGCAACGGCACGCGGTAGAGGCCCGGCATGACGTCGTACACACCGGGTTCTTCCCACCGGTGTCGCTCGTCGTCGTCGATGCGCTCCCGCTGCCTCATCGACCGACCTGCGTCCGCGCACTGACCAGGTCGCTGTTCAGCTCCGCCACCGTGCGCACTCCCAGCAGCTGCATCGTCCGCATCAGCTCGCGGTGCAGGATCTCGATCACCCGCGAGACCCCCGGTCCCCCGCCAGCCATCAGCCCGTACAGGTACCCACGGCCGACGAACGCCGCGTCCGCCCCGAGTCCGACCGCGGCAGCGATGTCCGAGCCACGGCGGACACCCCCGTCGAGGAACAGCGTGGTGTCGTCGCCGACGGCCTCGCGCACGTGCGGCAGCAGGTCGAGCGGTGCCGGTGCCCGGTCGAGCTGCCGGCCGCCGTGGTTCGACACGATGATGCCGTCGACGCCGATGCTCGCCAGCTGCTTCGCGTCGCTGACGTCCTGCACGCCCTTCACCAGGATCTTGCCGTCCCACACACTGCGGATCCACTCGAGGTCGGCGAACGTGACGCTGGGGTCGAACAACGTGTTGATGATGCCGGCGAGGTTGTCCGCGGACCCGCCGGCGGTGGCGAACCGCAGCGGCTCACTGGTGATGAAGTCGAACCACCACGCCGGACGGGTGACGGCCTGCATCGCACTGCGCCAGCGCAGCGTCGGCGGGATGGTCATCCCGTGCCGCACGTCGCGCAGCCGGGAGCCGAGCACCGGCACGTCCACGGTGACGACGAGGACGTCCATCCCCGCTTCCTTCGCACGCTGCAGCGTCTCCGTGCTCTGCGCGCGGTCGCGGACGACGTAGAGCTGGAACCAGTTCCAGCCGTCGGGCGCGGCCGCCGCCACCTCGTCTGCCGGCGTGGTGCCCATCGTCGACAGCGTGTACGGGACCCGCGCCGCCTCCGCGGCGCGTGCGACGGCCGGCTCCCCCTCCCGGTGCGAGATACGGGTGAAGCCGGTGGGTGCGAGCACCAGCGGCATGCCGACGCTGCGGCCGAAGATCTTGGTCGCTGTCGACACCGTGCTTACGTCCCGCAGGATGCGGGGGTGAAAGGTCACCTCGTCGAACGCCTCGGTGGCGGCGCGCAGCGACTGCTCGCCGTCCGCGGCGCCGTCGACGAAGTCGAAGACCATCCGGGGTGCGCGCCGGCGGGCGAGCTCCCGCACGTCAGCGACGTCCGCGGCACCGCGCAACCGTGCTTGCGTGGACGGCAACGTGGGGCGCGGCGGCAGCATACGCCGCAGCTCGTGCCAGCGGGGTCGCCGTCGCTTCATGCCAGCCATCCGGTCATCGTAACTTCGGGCCACCGCCCCAGCAGTGACGCCCGGCACACCGGCCGAAGCTAGGCTTTGGCGTATGGGCGTGTCCGAACTGTCGTCGAGCGCACAGAACTACCTGAAGACCATCTGGAACCTGCAGGAGTGGTCAGACTCACCGGTGACGGCATCGGTGATCGCGGACAGGATGGGACTGCGCCTGTCCACGGTGTCCGACGGGGTGCGCAAGCTGACCAGCCAGGGCCTGGTGGCGCATGCGCCGTACGGCACCATCGACCTGACCGACGCCGGCCGCTCGCACGCCATGGCGATGGTCCGCCGGCACCGCCTGATCGAGACGTTCCTCGTGCAGGTGCTCGAGTACCGGTGGGACGAGGTGCACGACGAGGCCGAGACCCTCGAGCACGCAGTGTCGGACCTGATGATCGACCGGATCGACCGGCTGCTGCAGTATCCGCCGCGGGACCCGCACGGCGACCCGATCCCCTCCGCGGAGGGCGCGGTGACCGCGCCCCGCGCAGCACCGTTGTCGTCGGGCATGGCCGGCAGCCGGGTCGTGGTGCAGCGCATCTCCGACGCCGATCCGGCCATGCTGCAGTACTTCGCCACCCAGGGCATCGTGCTGGACGCGCAGCTGGACGTCATGGAGAGCGAGCCGTACTCCGGCACGGTCGTCGTCCGGGTGGCAGGGAAGGACACGTCGACCAGCCTCGGCGGCGCGGCCGCGTCCGCCATCTGGGTGTCGCCACCCGCTACGTCGTGACCGTCGCCTTCCGCCGCCGACCACCCGTGAGCCGGCTGCTCACCAGCCCGCGGCGCGGGCCGAAGAGGTAGACGAAGGCGAACACCACCCCCTGCGTGAGCACAATGGTCGCGCCCGGTGCAGTGTCTGCGTGGTAGCTGGCGTACGTGCCGACCGTGGTCGCGGCTGCTGAGATCGCCGGCGCGACCACCAGCATCCGGCCGAACCTGTCGGTGAGTAGGTAGGCCGTCACGCCGGGGATGATCAACATCGCCACGACGAGCACCACCCCGATGATCTGCAGGGCGACCACCGACGTGACGGCGAGCAGGCCGAGCAGTGCGGCGCCGAGCACCCGTGGGTTCAGCCCGATGGCGTGCGCGTGCGTGGGGTCGAAGGCGTAGAGCGTGAAGTCGCGTCGCTTCACCAGCAGCACGCCGAGCGCAGCCGCGCCGAGCACCACGATCTGCACCAGCGCCCCCGTGTCGACACCGAGCAGGTTGCCGAAGATGATGTGGTTCAGGTCGGTCTGGCTCGGCGTCACGGAGACCAGCACGAGCCCGAGGGCGAACAGCGTCGTGAACACCAGCCCGATCGCGGCGTCCTCCTTCACCCTGCTGGTTCCACGAACCACGCCGATGAGCGCGACGGCGAGGAACCCGAACAGTACCGCGCCGACCGCGAACGGGGCGCCGACGATGTACGCGAGCACGACACCGGGCAGCACCGCGTGCGAGACCGCGTCACCCATCAGCGACCAGCCGATCAGCACCAGCCAGCACGAGAGCACCGCACACACCACCGCGGCGACCAGGGCCGCGGCGAACGCCCGGAGCATGAAGCCCTGCGTCAACGGCTCGACGAGCAGCAGGTAGAGGTAGTCGGCCATGGCGTCCGCTACCCACTCGCCGACACGTCGACGCCGAACGCCAGGGCCAGGCTCTCCGGGCGGAGCACCTCGCTCGGCTCGCCGTGCATGAGCACCCGCTGCATGAGCAGCACCGCCTCGTCGGCCAGCTCGGGCACCGCGTGCAGGTCGTGCGTCGCGACGAACACCGTCGCGCCGCCGGCAGCGAGCTCGCGGAGCAACCGCACGATGGTCGCCTCGGACCGCTTGTCCACGCCGGCGAACGGCTCGTCGAGCAGCAGCAGGCTCGCCCCCTGAGCGATGCCGCGCGCCACGAACGCCCGCTTCTTCTGCCCGTCGGAGAGCTGACCGATCTGGCGGTCCGCGTACTCGGTCAGCTCCACCCGCGCCAGCGCGTCGTCGACGGCCGCGCGGTCGGCTGCCCTGGCCCGGCGGGTCGGGCCCATCAGGCCGTACCTGCCCATCGTCACGACGTCGCGCACCGACAGCGGGAACGCCCAGTCGACGTCCTCGCTCTGCGGCACGTAGCCCGCGACGCCCGCCTTCCGCGCCCTCGCCGGTGGTTCGCCGGCGATCTCGACGTATCCGCGGTCGAGCTTGACGGCGCCCATGATGGCCTTGAACAGGGTGGACTTGCCCGACCCGTTCATCCCGAGCAGCCCGCACACCCGTCCGGCGGTGAGCTCGAGCGAGGCACCGTCGAGCGCACGGACCTCACCGTAGTGCACGACGACGTCGTGCACGCGCAGCGCAGGCGCACTCATCCGCCTGCTCCCCTCAGACCGTCGACGATCGTCGACGCGTCGTGCCTGATCAGGTCGAGGTACGTCGGCACCGGCCCGTCCTTCCCGGACAGCGAGTCGACGTACAGCGTGCCGCCGAAGCGGGCGCCAGTGGCGCCCACCACCTGGCGCATCGGCTTGTCCGACACCGTCGACTCGCAGAACACCGCCGGCACGTCCTTCGTGCTGACGAACCCGATCACCCCGGTGATCTGCTTCGGCGTGGCCTGCTGCTCCGCGTTGACCGGCCAGATGTACCTCTCCGTCAGCCCGGCGTCCCTGGCCAGGTACGAGAACGCGCCCTCACACGTGACAAGCGCCCGCTTGCCCGCCGGCAGCTCGTCGAGGTCGGCGACCAACCGGTCCTGCACCCGCTGGAGCCGCTTCTCGTACGCCTTGCCGTTGGCCCGGTAGTCGGCGGCATGGTCGGGGTCTAGCTCGCTGAACGCGTCCACCATGTTGTCCACGTAGGTCCGTACGTTCAGCGGCGACATCCACGCGTGCGGGTTCGGCCGGCCCGCGTAGGCGTCCTCCGCGATGTCGATGGCGTCCACGCCCTTGCTGACCACGACGTGCTCGACGTCCAGGTTGGCCACGAACTTGGCGAACCACGCCTCCAGGTTCAGCCCGTTGTCGAGGATCAGGTCGGCCCTTGAGGCCCGCTTCAGGTCGCCAGGCGTCGGCTCGTAGCCGTGGATCTCCGCGCCGACCTTGGTCAG
The sequence above is a segment of the Streptosporangiales bacterium genome. Coding sequences within it:
- a CDS encoding MBL fold metallo-hydrolase produces the protein MRQRERIDDDERHRWEEPGVYDVMPGLYRVPLPLPQDGLRAVNVYVLEGDDGLTLVDAGWALDVSRAQLGDALAELSYSVADVRSILVTHVHRDHYTQGVALRRESGCVLRLGEGERPSLENLNNGLHLNGEGHLARLSRHGGEDLVAELRSASSGPSTDPTLWELPDEWVTSGREFRVGGLGLRALHTPGHTQGHLTYVVPSHETVFTGDHVLPHITPSIGFENQGGALPLRDYLESLALMRGLPDSMMLPAHGPVRSSVHARVGELLAHHEERLDACVALLDGKPCTAFQVAQELGWTRRNRRFDDLDAGNRMLAVCETAAHLDVLELRGRCVRTDDDGTIRYHLDDP
- a CDS encoding metal ABC transporter substrate-binding protein, with protein sequence MPRARAPVAWLLALVMAVGTAGCIPRSELADGKVVLTTFTVLADIARNVAGDHLRVESLTKVGAEIHGYEPTPGDLKRASRADLILDNGLNLEAWFAKFVANLDVEHVVVSKGVDAIDIAEDAYAGRPNPHAWMSPLNVRTYVDNMVDAFSELDPDHAADYRANGKAYEKRLQRVQDRLVADLDELPAGKRALVTCEGAFSYLARDAGLTERYIWPVNAEQQATPKQITGVIGFVSTKDVPAVFCESTVSDKPMRQVVGATGARFGGTLYVDSLSGKDGPVPTYLDLIRHDASTIVDGLRGAGG
- a CDS encoding ATP-binding cassette domain-containing protein, translating into MSAPALRVHDVVVHYGEVRALDGASLELTAGRVCGLLGMNGSGKSTLFKAIMGAVKLDRGYVEIAGEPPARARKAGVAGYVPQSEDVDWAFPLSVRDVVTMGRYGLMGPTRRARAADRAAVDDALARVELTEYADRQIGQLSDGQKKRAFVARGIAQGASLLLLDEPFAGVDKRSEATIVRLLRELAAGGATVFVATHDLHAVPELADEAVLLMQRVLMHGEPSEVLRPESLALAFGVDVSASG
- a CDS encoding GTP-binding protein, whose product is MHTLNLGILAHVNAGKTSLTERLLFTAGVIDEIGSVDDGSTQTDSLDLERQRGITIKSAVVSFDIGGRTINLIDTPGHPDFVAEVGRVLTVLDAAVLVVSAVEGVQAQTRVLMRALRRLRVPTLIFVNKIDRTGARPADVLTDMADRLTPAVVAMGTTSGAGTKDARFRPYAGAESDHTAALLELLVDNDDELLAAYLADDSSLPPPRLRDELVRQTVRACVHPVFAGSAITGAGVDELVSGLRTLLPPTAGEPDGPVAGTVFKIDRGPADERIAYVRMTSGTLRLRDRVRLGDQEPRVTGIRVFARGSHRWSTTLTAGQIGTVTGLDTVRIGDHVGTADAAGTEHFFGPPSLETVISPRDPAERRVLHAALTRLAEQDPLIDVRQDDTRREISVPLYGEVLKQVIEATLADDFGIAVNFRETTTLCIERPVGTSSAVEAIGTDSNPFLATVGLRVEPAALDTGVRFELAVELGSLPYAFVRAVEETVHDTLTQGLHGWQVTDCTVTMTHSGYWARQSHAHGVFDKSMSSTAGDFRNLTPLVLMSALARAGTHVCEPIHAFRLEVPADTPAAALRTLAAMRAVPRRQEIRGSLCTVEGDIPAARVSQLQQQLPSASRGEGVLECTFDHYAPVTDEVPCRPRTDHNPLDRKEYLLRVARLQRATQK
- a CDS encoding alpha-hydroxy-acid oxidizing enzyme, which translates into the protein MLPPRPTLPSTQARLRGAADVADVRELARRRAPRMVFDFVDGAADGEQSLRAATEAFDEVTFHPRILRDVSTVSTATKIFGRSVGMPLVLAPTGFTRISHREGEPAVARAAEAARVPYTLSTMGTTPADEVAAAAPDGWNWFQLYVVRDRAQSTETLQRAKEAGMDVLVVTVDVPVLGSRLRDVRHGMTIPPTLRWRSAMQAVTRPAWWFDFITSEPLRFATAGGSADNLAGIINTLFDPSVTFADLEWIRSVWDGKILVKGVQDVSDAKQLASIGVDGIIVSNHGGRQLDRAPAPLDLLPHVREAVGDDTTLFLDGGVRRGSDIAAAVGLGADAAFVGRGYLYGLMAGGGPGVSRVIEILHRELMRTMQLLGVRTVAELNSDLVSARTQVGR
- a CDS encoding metal-dependent transcriptional regulator, which codes for MGVSELSSSAQNYLKTIWNLQEWSDSPVTASVIADRMGLRLSTVSDGVRKLTSQGLVAHAPYGTIDLTDAGRSHAMAMVRRHRLIETFLVQVLEYRWDEVHDEAETLEHAVSDLMIDRIDRLLQYPPRDPHGDPIPSAEGAVTAPRAAPLSSGMAGSRVVVQRISDADPAMLQYFATQGIVLDAQLDVMESEPYSGTVVVRVAGKDTSTSLGGAAASAIWVSPPATS